Proteins from a genomic interval of Yarrowia lipolytica chromosome 1E, complete sequence:
- a CDS encoding uncharacterized protein (Compare to YALI0E31405g, similar to Saccharomyces cerevisiae MAM3 (YOL060C); ancestral locus Anc_3.168, similar to ca|CA5025|CaAMI3 Candida albicans CaAMI3 protein required for normal mitochondrial structure (by homology)): MRTASLTTAKLLLTLIARLPLLHALPYGGLSRSGSYSPYEHDDDTLDPESSDFWLYMFVSFVLVVAGGVFAGLTIALMGQDEVYLHVISQSGESHERKAAEKVLRLLKRGKHWVLVTLLLANVITNETLPIVLDRCLGGGWRAVVIATVAIVIFGEVIPQSISVRYGLSVGAYFAPFVLGLMYILYPLAYPTALLLDHLLGEDHGTVYKKAGLKTLVTLHQTMGVERLNEDEVTIISAVLDLKEKPVGTIMTPLDDVYTMSSDTVLDEKVVDQILQAGFSRIPIHAPGEPTNFIGMLLVRILISYDPEDALPVSSFPLATLPETRPDTSCLNILNYFQEGKSHMVIVSESPGDAYGALGVLTLEDVIEELIGEEIIDESDVYIDVHRAIRRTNPGPLSKRNLVSYVQNSPRNSIGNYESVSHFLSRSLSRDEAGKVQHQSHSNLGPHGSSQLAANPTITVSSSPKTGLKLGNNTATPHDASAPGPFQKKHHRIEPLNLAANPKETSNTKVTIKKSGSGHRPTGSSDLVHHPDHPEGGTSTQYGTIFETEQGAVVDALNDPEINTRLSPRTGMSPRTAAVNGVNGARPSAIPSRPDLGTEIHSFRSGGIIESVVNVQGVHKTIIEAAVSDNDFEEEDSPKSSNGSSRRGSRRALLDSSP; this comes from the coding sequence ATGCGTACCGCATCTCTCACAACAGCAAAACTGCTCCTGACGCTCATAGCAAggctgcctcttctgcacGCCCTTCCTTACGGTGGGTTGTCACGAAGCGGCAGCTACTCTCCCTACGAACACGATGACGATACTCTGGACCCGGAATCATCTGACTTCTGGCTATACATGTTCGTCTCCTTTGTGCTCGTCGTGGCTGGCGGAGTCTTTGCTGGTCTGACCATTGCTCTGATGGGCCAGGACGAGGTCTACCTGCACGTCATCAGCCAGTCTGGCGAGTCACACGAACGAAAGGCTGCTGAAAAGGTCCTGCGGTTACTCAAGCGAGGTAAGCACTGGGTTCTTGTCACCCTGCTGCTCGCTAACGTCATCACTAACGAAACTCTGCCCATTGTCCTCGATCGATGCCTCGGTGGAGGCTGGAGAGCCGTCGTCATCGCTACCGTGGCCATTGTCATCTTTGGAGAAGTGATCCCCCAGTCAATCTCAGTCAGATACGGTCTCTCTGTCGGTGCCTACTTTGCTCCTTTTGTTCTCGGTCTCATGTACATCCTCTACCCTCTGGCCTACCCCACTGCCTTGCTGCTGGACCACCTgcttggagaagatcacGGAACCGTCTACAAGAAGGCTGGTCTCAAGACCCTCGTAACCCTGCATCAGACCATGGGAGTTGAGCGACTTAACGAGGACGAAGTGACTATCATCTCTGCTGTGCtggacctcaaggagaagcctgTGGGAACCATCATGACTCCTCTGGATGACGTCTACACCATGTCCTCCGATACTGTCCTTGACGAGAAGGTGGTTGACCAGATTCTGCAGGCTGGTTTCTCTCGAATCCCCATCCACGCCCCCGGAGAGCCGACCAACTTCATTGGTATGCTGCTGGTTCGAATTCTCATCTCGTACGACCCCGAAGATGCTCTTCCCGTGTCCTCCTTCCCTCTCGCCACTCTTCCCGAAACCAGACCCGATACTTCCTGTCTCAACATCCTTAACTACTTCCAGGAGGGTAAGTCCCATATGGTCATTGTTTCGGAGTCTCCCGGCGACGCCTACGGTGCTCTGGGCGTGCTCACTCTGGAGGACGTTATTGAGGAGCTGATTGGAGAGGAGATTATTGATGAGTCTGACGTATACATTGACGTCCACCGAGCTATTCGAAGAACCAATCCCGGTCCTCTGTCCAAGCGAAATCTCGTTTCCTACGTGCAGAACTCTCCCCGAAACTCCATTGGCAACTACGAGTCCGTTTCTCACTTCCTGTCTCGATCTCTTTCCCGAGATGAGGCTGGCAAGGTCCAGCATCAATCTCACTCCAACCTCGGACCCCATGGCAGCTCCCAGCTTGCAGCTAACCCCACAATCACCGTCTCATCTTCACCCAAGACTGGTCTCAAGCTTGGCAACAACACTGCTACTCCCCACGACGCGTCCGCTCCCGGCCccttccagaagaagcaccaTCGAATCGAGCCACTCAACCTGGCTGCCAACCCCAAGGAAACCTCCAATACTAAGGTGACCATCAAGAAGTCCGGATCAGGCCACCGACCCACCGGATCTTCCGATCTTGTCCATCATCCCGATCACCCCGAGGGCGGAACTTCTACCCAGTACGGCACTATCTTCGAGACCGAGCAGGGTGCTGTGGTTGATGCTCTCAATGATCCCGAAATCAACACTCGTCTGTCTCCTCGAACCGGCATGTCTCCTCGAACCGCTGCAGTTAATGGTGTGAACGGGGCACGGCCCAGCGCCATTCCTTCCCGACCGGATCTGGGTACCGAAATCCACTCGTTCCGATCCGGGGGCATCATCGAGTCCGTCGTCAACGTCCAGGGAGTCCACAAGACCATCATTGAGGCGGCTGTGTCGGATAATGACTTTGAAGAGGAAGATAGCCCCAAGTCCTCCAACGGTAGCTCTCGTCGAGGAAGCCGCAGAGCCCTTCTCGACTCGTCCCCCTAG